ATGTGTgggtaaaattaaaataagagtTGCATTCGCATACGAGAAATTCGAAATTtagaattaatataaattaaattaatagttgAATACGTATATTGCAatcataattaattgcatacaacagttacttaaataaatagtaattcGCAAATAGCAAGTGATTGTCAGTTGGGCGCTCGCTTGATCTTCGAATTACataagcagcaactgctcTAAATTCGGAATTCGAACAAAACACGATTCTCGGTCGCTCTCTTCTGATGTTTTAGTGCCGCTCATTTATAATACTTTGTATGCGTGTtgctaaaattgttaaattatgcaaagttatatgtttgaaaatgttttgcacACCTTCTCCTTCCTTCCTctttctatatttaaatagtagctagcagcagctaaaaataaacttaattaaaaattaaatgcttgtaattgatttataaatgCTGCAGAAACAcagaaaagcaatttaatatatgacaatgttttttttaaatacaatcaTCATTTATAAGCAGCAAAGATGCTACCAGGCatgcaataatattatatttgttgaaAAAAAGCGTAACATGCAGCCCAAATGAATATTCATTAGCCAtgatacaataaacaaataaaatacgaATAAAACATATTTGGTAAAGTGACTGCACTGTGACTCTGACTGTGATTTGTAATTGTTGAAACGTTCAAGTTAGgcttgagcaacaacaacaacatcaaacaaaacagcaacaacaactgataTAGTATAGCATTGCATTAGCATAagatttgttaaatttatgtgttgAGCTACAAAAGAAACTCGTCTGCTGGCTATAGCTGATGGCGTTTCCTAGtgtcttttgttattgttattggggaattttaatatacatttataagtTAAATGTTGCAGGAGGGGGGGCAAATAAAACAGAAGCCGACGGCGAATTCGTTAGATTTATTGAGCGATTTCGTTTGAAAGCATAACAAAAGATACAAATGCGAACCAGGCTAAGGCGCTTGTGCTTTACACCGATCTTCGTCTTCGACTTCGTCCAAGCCAACGATCCGGTTCGCTTTGACTTCAAACAGAAACCActaagcttataaattttcgtgttagtttatttatttgcatagcgCGTagaacaatttgcatttgtcgcTAGCTAAAAGCCCAGTGCACTGATATTtacttaaacacacacacacacgcattcgcaaaaacttatttatttattaatatgtttgtttatatttgcagaCTGAGCTGCGTTCCTGCGCAGCGTGCGGTGAGCCAATCTCGGATCGTTTTTTCCTCGAGGTTGGCGGCTGCTCGTGGCACGCCCATTGCCTCCGCtgttgcatgtgcatgtgcccGCTGGATCGCCAACAGTCGTGCTACATACGCGAACGCCAAGTCTACTGCAAGGCCGATTACAGCAAGTAAGTagctcaaataaatattatattatatattattatattatatatataagcaaacacATAGGTgtgacaaatatttgaaaatgttttttaatgcttaacttCTAaagtaaaaatgtattttctggaaaacaaaaaaaaaatagagtaGTAATAACTTTTgttcttaaataaaataaaacaatattttctcTGGAGTGGAAAACTTCCAACTACGCTTAGCATAAATTTCACATGTTGCCAAATTCATGAACAAAAATGttcttaaatttcaaaagttCCAATGTTTTGTGTGTTCGATTGTTCGATTTTCGAACTATGTATGCACAAGTGTTTTTCACATATTTTCCCACACAGcgcacatatgtacatagagTACCTGATAGAGTCTCAGGTTAATTGTAGCAGTTCGATAGCGTTGCGACTTAATCCCTAAGATAAACATGCCGCCAACAAGCTGCAACCAAAACGCTTTCAAAGCAACTTTCAGTGCTACAGCCTTTGAGATGCAAGTTGCAAGCCAAAGTATCTGACAGATACACACTATGGATACTATATGGCTATGGCTGGGGCTGGGGTCGGCACAGGCGGAAAACGGTGTCGACTTCgaacgaaatgaaaataaacaaacaaacgcgcCGTGAGAtgctgtaaaaatatttatttttcaagttAAGAATTTTAAGTGTGCATTGGGCGCTGGGCCAagctcaaaagaaaaaaataacacacagTCCCAATGGAGACATCAGCATCAGCTATGGCTATGCCATCGTCACATTGCATTGCGCGTCCAGTCATCGCGTAGCTTGTTGTGCTTgtaaaaataagcttaaaagctAACAATAAGCCCCAAAAGTTGCCAACTAAACGGcagcaaggcagcagcagcagcgacaacagcaacaacttccGCTTAGAAAACGTGCAATGAAAACATAagcgaaatatatatatgtatatatataagagaCCAGAGACCAGAGTCGCCCAGCAGCCACATTAAACATAATTTCCGTTTTGTAATTTAAcatttctgttttgtttttttcttgcagAAGTTTTGGCGCCAAGTGCTCGAAATGCTGTCGCGGCATCTCCGCCTCGGATTGGGTGCGACGAGCGCGCGATTTGGTGTTCCATTTGGCCTGCTTTGCCTGCGATCAATGCGGACGCCAGTTGTCCACTGGCGAGCAGTTTGCGCTCATGGATGACCGTGTGCTTTGCAAGGCTCATTATCTTGAAACGGTCGAGGGTGGCACCACATCAAGTGACGGTaataaccaacaacaacaacttgttgcCAACATGTGGCATGCTTGAATGCAACGCTTGGCAATTTGGCTAGCGCCAGTCAGTCGCCATTGTAGTCAGACTCTCAGCTCCTGTGCTCATGATGAAATCGTGTCACAACTGAGGCATAAAGCCGCAACCactcgcagtcgccgtcgcagtcgcagtcgctgtggctgttgctgttgcagacGTGATCGGCCTAAGCGTTGAGACCACCATGGCTGCCAACTGGGGCTGGGGCCATAAAGCCAAGCATGgctataaactatataaacacttttgacattttcaatttggttCACTGTCAAAATGCTTTTAGACGCAGGCTTAGGCACGTTCTGTACGCATTTACCTTTTAACCTCTTTAACCCCCCCTCTCTTTCAATCTTTCTGTTTCTTATAGATGGCTGTGATGGTGATGGTTATCACAAGAGTAAAACGAAACGCGTGCGCACCACCTTCACCGAGGAGCAATTGCAAGTGCTGCAGGCCAACTTTCAGATTGACAGTAATCCGGATGGTCAGGATTTGGAGCGCATTGCCTCGGTGACCGGTCTGAGCAAGCGTGTGACGCAAGTTTGGTTTCAGAATTCGCGTGCGCGTCAGAAAAAACACATACATGCTGGTAAGAATAAAAGTAAGTAGTGGATTAGTGCAGCATGTTATCCCCCCAAAAACTCCCTACCCACTTACCCGCTCCCGAACTAGCTCCTAAGATACACCCATCAATATATGTTAAGCGTAAACAGTAGCAGTAGCATTTTGCGTGTGACAACAAAACTAatcaagtttattattttgtttgctctgttTTCAACAAAACGATTTCTGATTGCAGTACGCGAACCGGAAGGAAGCTCATTTGCGCGTCATATTAACCTGCAGTTAACGTACTCGTTTCAGAATAACCCACAGAATCCCATGCATATGAATGGCACCAAAGGCGCTCTATATCCAGCGCATGGTAAGCAGACAGCGAGACAGAGTTCCCGTTCGAAAACTGAAATTCTAAATGCGAAATTTTCTCCTTAGAATCCTCTATGGATGAACTGTCGCAAGACTCGAGCGTCCACTGCATGCCCAGCGAGGTGTGACTGGAACAGTCCTCGCCAGCGCGTGCCCATCGCTAGCCCAAAGCTTGGGCACTGTGATTCGCAACACACGTGGATCGTTGGCGCTAAACTCAATTCAAAAACGTCCTTTCCTAGTCAAAATTTTATGTACAGCTAAGCGCTCAAATGAAATACACAAAAACtatacacacccacacacacagcatggattacaactacaactataacaacaaaacgaaCAGATACgtttagcataaaattaagGCATAAATCGCAACAAGTTAAGGCTGTTTGTGCAACAGTTAATGCTTAGAGCATTGCAACAAACGTTACCCAGTCCAAGGTCCCAGCTCTCTACACCAaagtagacacacacacacacacacacacatctcaAAACATTCCTGCATAGCCTATAAACCTAAGCttagtttagttaatttaatttaaatgaaatttaaatttaatttagtttaatgctTAAGTGTTAAGTGTTtccctctctctcacacactctaactctctctctctctccctcttgcTAGTACTTGCGTCCCCCTTGTACATGTCTTTTAGTTGTTAAGctaagaaaaaagaaaaactgcagctgcttgccaaggcttttgtaaaatatttatacgcCTACTATTCATGAgaatgttgttattgtttattttcttgttttttaaatgtttaaatcaaattatctATACATAATATACATAGTAACTACATATATACCTAAACGGCCAGGCATTTTGTacatagtagtagtaatactagcaaaaattgataagcaacgcgtataaacatttagttaacacaaattataaacagcTACAATTAATGATGAATCGAAatcaattaaagaaaaaacaaattaaaaacaaacaaacaactgctaacaattttgtaaaaaagaaATCTGCGTATCAAAGTGTTTTAAATGGGGTTTGTCTCAAGTAATTAATAGTTTCATTTAGCAAAGCTTTtaactcaagctcaagcgcttGCCAAGCAATTGAACGCTAATGTGTCAACGCCAGCTGATCCTATGGAGCAGCTTGATTTCCGGTGCAACTGCTTGCCACAGACAGTGTGACGACTGCTTGTGGCAACGCTCGGGCACGGGCTCTCAAGTTGCCAGTCATGTGGCAGCATTCTGGAGTGTTGCACTTCAGGCTCGGGCGTTAAGTGCGCTGGCCATCGAAcgcattaattgaattataagcCTAGATTATGCACAGATTCCACAGATCATCATCAGGCCATCAAGCTGCGTCTGCCTTTGCCTCTGCcactgcctctgcctctgcctctggtGTGGCTAGTGCATGACTTGGCCATTTGGCCAGGACTGCACTTGTTTGTAATTTCTGTTGATCTAAACTCGGGCTATTGTTGGCTGGCCCCCAAGTCAAGTTTCTATAACACGTtacaaaaatatcaacaaatCGTCATCATTAATAATGATCACTTTAGgctacaacacacacacacacgctcacacacacaacatatgCATGATAAGTTCtctgagttttttttttttttatttcattttttggtGGTTCATTTGTCAAATTTCACCGCGCCTCTGAGATCGACAACAAGATCGAGAGCTCaagctgctcttgttgttgttgctgttgttgttatctgAGCAAACATTCAACACTTGAAGCCGGAGATTTTCGTGGCAAGCTACAAcaactcaatttcaatttcaattcccATTCTCCAATTCGCCCTTTTAGCTGCCCCTGCCACTGTCTCCATAACGTTCTTCTTCATTCCCAATTCCCACTTGCCCGGCAATGAAATTATGAATGATGTGATACTTTTGCCATTGAGATGTTTTCACAGTCGCGGGCGCATGACATGCCCCAGCCATATCTTATTTGCTATATCTCTACCATCGCATTCAGATGACGACAACAGCTAAGGCTTGGAGCGGAGGCGGGGGCCCCGGGGAAGGTTAGTGCGGCTGACTGTCTGGTTTATGATCGCagcttggctgttgctgttgctgtagctgctgctgctgccgtgtTTGTGTTATTTCTGGTGGAAATGAGCGATCGCGTGCAATAATTTGTAGAGCTGCCTGCCCGTCTACCCGTCTGCCGGGCTGTTCGTCTGTGTGTTGGTTGCGTCTGCATTGCCTGTTGCTTTCGTCGtcgttgtggctgctgcacatCATTTTTCAAAATCATTCAAAcacttgttaaatattttcttagcCGATTGATGATGATTGTGACTCTGCGGAGTCTGCGCTATATGAACATAACGACATATCGACACGCCGATATATATCCTGCCACACTTGCCCCGACACACTCAGCCCCAAGCGCAACGCGTGTTTTATCAATAGATTCCTCTTGGCGTAGCTTATGATGTTGCTGGTGGTCacactacatatgtatgtatatgtaaggGAAAGGCCGCGGAAAGGCATTGACTTATTACGATTTGTTGGCCTTTTCACGTCGactgaaaattaattgatatcTGTGGTATGcgcattattatttgctgccaCAATGTCTGCGTATGAGTCGTTGCTGACATGCGGCCACTTTGGCCCATTGATGATCGATTACAGACAGTGCCGCGCTCCATTGAAAACGGGGTCAAGTGTGAGGATGCAACGCACGGCTTTGCTGGCGATGACGGCGTTGATGATTGCGTATGCAAATTCATGCCATAAGAGTTGTAATTTCGCACTATTGGGCCCATcacagcacaaacaaaaggACCAGAGCTTTCAACACTTTTTGAGGACCAACCTCAGCGCTGTTGTGTTAGCCCCATCATTCTTTGTGGCCAATCGCATCTTCATCAAACCAAATGTATGCTGCCAGCTGTCTACTCTGCGCTGTGAGTCATGCCGcttggcattttaattgattttgtgcGAATAAGCTTGTGGCATgaccgttgttgttgctcttgctgttgctgtttttgctgatgttgttgccgTGCCATGTGCCAAATGCCGCATAACTCACAGGCACACGTCCTGCTCGCTCCTGCCGAGCACGTACAcacaggcagcggcagctcacCTAGGTTGAGACAGAGATTGGACATTTATCATACCGCGAACTCTCTAACTgctcatgttgttgctgttattgctctggttgttgctgttgctgctgctgcgtaggCGTTGTCCGTTGACCACCGAGTTGAGCAATGCTTCTGTGTCtccctctgtgtgtgtgtgtgtgtgtgtctgcgcgTTATTATTGGGCGTTGGAGCACGTAAAAATGTAACACCAATTGCTAGACTAGCAGCTTACGCAACAGTGTTGACTGCTTAGCTTTTTTATAGCCAGATTTTATACAACTGatataaagtaaaatactAAAGTTGAAACGTTAGGTTGACTGCTGGACTTAcgctcaaatattttttttatatttttatacaatttcaCTGTCATTTAGTCTGGCCAGATGCAGCAACTCTGAAACGCATTACAATCCTACCTAGCCATACCTGTAGTTCTGACATTTGCTTAACTGTGCGCGCACAGGACACCCAGCTGTGGTCACACAGGCCAACAAGCCAGGCgtttgttggctgttgctgttgcagcagcaaagacaaggcaacaacaacagcatcagcagcagtagcagcagcaactgtggaCGATGACGACAACTTTTCAGTTCGCCTCAATGTTTGTGCATTCGCATGCAAGTCAGCAAAGTTTGCATTGacacgcagcggcagcagttgctgtagttacaacaacaacaacaacaacaacgcaagtCGCCACCGCAGCAGCTCAGgcgcatttgcataaagtaGCAGCTAGGGCACAGGAGTTGGGGTCTCTGtatttgtgtgagtgtgtgtggagtTTTTAACGTTGCTCTGCTGGTGTCATGGTGCCAAAAAACCAGACAAACGCAAAGTGCACAGcatggcaaacagcagcagcagcaccaccagcagcagcagcaacagccccACTGTCCATGATGAAGATGGACGTGGTGGCTtcacatcaacagcagcagcagcagccaaaacaacaacacatgcaactgcaacacaacaacaactacccCATTAGGCCGCACATAAACTGCATGCAATGGTGTTGTGCTCCTGCGGCGTGGtcatgttgctattgctaccGAGATAAGTTGCTGAGTTGCTGACTTATGGCAATTGCcaatgcaacatttgttgcccGTTGCTTTCCTGTTGGCTGTTACCCCCCgcaaacatttgtttcaaCACGTACGCGCAAATGAGTTTACAAGGTGCGATATTCATGTTGCTGCACTGCACAGAAATGTTGCTGACGTTgctagttgcagttgctgttgctgttactatTGCTGTCCATATTTACAATGCGCTGCAtgagcaacatgttgccaagGTAGTGCGCTCTTTAAAACATTTCTAGACTAATCGTATATTTgccattttatattaatagcgatgcagccgcagcagcagcaacaacaacaacaacaacaacaacaacaacaacaacagcagcagcagcaataccaATATGTTGCTGGTAAGTTTGCCTCATTTCTCATTCTCaaggcaacagctgctgctgctgctgctagtgctgctgctttttataattttaattaacgcaTTCGATGTTGCTGAGGCTgaatctgttgctgttgtcgcctgcctgctgtcgctgcttcttctgctgctgctgctgctgttgctggtgttgttgtcgTCTTTGCCAAACATGCTAAAAGGTGTTAATTGGCGAAATTTCCATGTAGAGCCTAACCAAAAAGAAGCagaactttttgctgctgctgctgctgctgttgtcgcctTGAGCGTTGTCAACAAGATTTGCTTTATTAGCCACTTTCGGGTGGTGCCTGCATATCCGCAGCGCCGGCAACATGCCacacaacaacagaaacatcCAACTGCAATACCAAAACATGGTCTCTTTCTTTGtcttagtttttagtttaatgaGCAGCAACTACAGCGCCGATGCCTCGTGCTGTCGATTGGCAACAACTGTGCGCAGGATGCAgagtaaatattttcatgctttaatttcataaattatgaCAATTTTGCCAGGCGACCGCCGCCTGACGTTGATCATTGAAATCCTTAAGTTATCGCCTGCCTATTCAGCGGCCTGCCAGCAACATAAATGAATTATGCGCGGCACAGCAAATCAACCTAAAGTGCGCACAGAGCCTTAGCAGCGACGGAGGCAACAACAGCGTCAAAAGCTCCTAAATTTTACTTAAGACCATGTACGTTCAACGCCATCAATGGGCTGccattgcagcaacaacaacaagaaaacagcaacaacattaactGACCACCACAATGGCAAAGACTTGGCTCAGATGATGACCATAATGATGATAATCATTAACACCTTTTGCCGCACAGTGCGAGTGATCTCGGCACAATACGCCCCAGCAACATtctgcaacaataacagcagcagcaacaacagcaacagcaatcgtatcaacaacaacagaaatgtataagaaaataattcaaaatgaaatttgcttTATGATGCGCAACCGGGCGACATGCCTACGCACAGTGGCTCCAGCTTCTATTAAAATTGCACTAATATGAAAATTCTACAacagtatttatattttttgtcattagaatttttaaaaattttgaagataatatttttttaattatatatttattgagaTATAATTGATTGagattaatatttgaaatattttgttgttgttgctatttattataagTAACAACAGGAATTACTTATTTTATGTCATGTTTgattaaaatgcaaagaaagTATGGCTTATATGAAAATTAGCTTTtcacattttgattttttcaaTAAACTATGAACAAGTACAACGAATTGTAAAGTAATAATTTCCAATTATGTTTTTCATgatatagaattaaatttggtgaattttatatatttgcatatctCATGCTCTTTGGCCCACTGTGCCACTGACAATCTACGTTGATATGAAATATGTGTCGGGCAGCCAGGCAGCGGAGATTTATCGAGCGCGAAATGTAATACGCGAGCAACGTCCACTCCAGTTGAGATcactttgtatgtgtgtgtgtgtgcagttcaGGAGTCCAGCCGTCTGTTGAGCAGATCAGTTGGCCACCGTTTTGGCCGCCACTTTGAATTGGCTTATAAGCATTGCTTAATGCCGCCgtcgcagccgccgccgccaacgaCCGCCAACCGTCAGCCCAtccagtgctgctgctgctgctgtcgctgttcgCGATGCGATTCGGCGCGCTTATAAACTGCATCCTGCTGCGCTCCGAGTTGAGACCCGTACAACGACTGGACATTAACTAatgcatgcatttattttgttgttgtgcccaAGCCACCGGCGTATGATGGCAGACTGAGGAGTTAGACAGGTAGTGGGGAAAGGGGGCTGCTTGGCATCTGCGCTGGCTTGTGGTGCGGTGCTCCAATAACTCATGGTGACACTATTAAAGCGACGATTTGTAGCCgggcataaaataaatgcggATTAGACTTTATAAAGGACAAAATGCTCATGACTGAATTTATGCCGTAAATCGTGGGCGTGGCTCATACGACGAGTAATGTACTTACT
The DNA window shown above is from Drosophila busckii strain San Diego stock center, stock number 13000-0081.31 chromosome 3L, ASM1175060v1, whole genome shotgun sequence and carries:
- the LOC108599013 gene encoding LIM/homeobox protein Awh, whose translation is MCMCPLDRQQSCYIRERQVYCKADYSKSFGAKCSKCCRGISASDWVRRARDLVFHLACFACDQCGRQLSTGEQFALMDDRVLCKAHYLETVEGGTTSSDDGCDGDGYHKSKTKRVRTTFTEEQLQVLQANFQIDSNPDGQDLERIASVTGLSKRVTQVWFQNSRARQKKHIHAVREPEGSSFARHINLQLTYSFQNNPQNPMHMNGTKGALYPAHESSMDELSQDSSVHCMPSEV